The window GCCGTACCCGAAATAACTGCTATGTCCGATCCAGATGAAAACGCGCCGTATATGAACGCGCTCCGCGCCTACGAGACGGAGCGGCAAAAGCAATTCGCGGCTGAAGTTGACGCGATCCAGTTCGACGTTTCGGATTTGCGCTGCGCCATGGGCCAGCTTGTGCGAGGACATGGAAAAACTCGTCGCCGAACTTGGCGGGGCCTTCCTTTCGGCCGATTTCAACCTCAGACCAGAGGTGAGGGAAGTGCACGCCGCCTATATCGGATCGTGGATTAAGATCTCGAAGAACGTTAAAAGGGGCCTCTTCACCACTTGCTCGTACGCCCAAAAGGCAGCCGAATATCTGCGCAGCTTGCAGCCCATCTACGGCGAGGCGCCTGCGGCTTCACCGCAGGACCGGGGTCTGCAACTGGTCGGCTAAATCCCGCCGCCAGCTTCGATCTGGTGCGCCCACTGGCGATCGGCAGGCGCGGTCGTGCGTCCATAAGGACTAAACCTTTGGGTGATCTGGCAAAAGAAGGGCTTGCGGTCCCCCAAACCTAGCGCCACTCTATTTTCAAAGGGGGCGGGTGCCATGGCGGCGGCGCAGGGGCTACAGACCAAGATCTTGCGGCGAGCGAAATCGTACCAGCATTATACCGTCTATCGGGCCGCGCTTGAGTGGGGGCTGACCGATCCAATCGTGATCGAAAGCCGCGACGATTTCAAATCCGAGTTCCGTTGGAAGGGCCGACTTGAGCCCTTCCACCACCAGGTACAAAACCTCATCACATTTTGCCGACGTTTGCCGGTGACCCTACTCGCAGACGATGTCGGTCTCGGCAAAACGATATCCGCTGGGCTTGTGGCAAGCGAGCTCATGGCCCGAAATCGGGTGGCGAAGATTCTGATCGTTGCGCCCAAACTGCTTGGCCCACAATGGAAGGACGAGCTCGGGACAAAGTTCGATATCCCGGGCGAGGTCGTTACCGGAAGCAAACTTGTTTCAGCCGACCCTGATGAAATGGGCGCGATCATTACGACCTATCATTCCGCGCGCGTCCATCTCGACAAGATTCCCGATGACCGTTTCGACATGCTTGTGCTCGACGAAGCTCACAAGCTTCGTAACCTCTATGGCGTTGATCCCACGCCGCAGGTCGCGAAGGTATTTCACAGGGC of the Bradyrhizobium quebecense genome contains:
- a CDS encoding zincin-like metallopeptidase domain-containing protein produces the protein MEKLVAELGGAFLSADFNLRPEVREVHAAYIGSWIKISKNVKRGLFTTCSYAQKAAEYLRSLQPIYGEAPAASPQDRGLQLVG